ttattttaaacttaattaaaaattattttaaaccttattaaaattattttagacttaattaaaattattttaaacttaattaaaataaattttaaacttaattaaaaattattttaaacttaattaaaattattttaaactaaattaaaaattattttaaacttaattcaaattattttaaactaaattaaaaattattttaaacttaattaaaattgttttaaaacttaattaaaagttattttaaaattattttaaattattttaaaacttaattaaaactttattaaaacttaattaaaattattttaaaactaaattaaaattattttaaaactaaattgaaattaatttaaaactaaactaaaattattttaaaacttaattaaaactttattaaaacataattttaaacttaattaaaaattatttaaaacttaattaaaattattttaaacttaattaaaattatttttaaacttaattaaaattattttcaacttaattaaaattattttaaatcttaattaaaataattttaaacttaattaaaaattattttaaatcttaattaaaattattttaaacttatttaaaattattttaaatcttaattaaaattattttaaacttatttaaaattattttaaaacttaattaaaactttattaaaacataattaaaattattttaaaacttaattaaaagttattttaaaattattttaaaacttaattaaaactttattaaaacgtaataaaaaacttaattaaaattattttaaaaaaagttaaaattattttaaaactaaattaaaattattttacaacttaatttaaaaattattattttttaattatttttaaaaacttaaataaaataaaaacttaattaaatttttaaatttcttaaaaacttaatgaaatttcttttaaaactttattaaaacttaattatatattttttaaaaaaaactttgttaaaacttaaaatctaaaacttaaaggaaaactaatcaaCTCTAAATTTATAACTAAAtggttaatcaattaattaaacttgaaatcactaattaattaattaattctctttaacaattaatcttgaaatttctaaactaaaacataaattaataaataaattaataataataataataaacttaaattaattaaaacttaacttaactaaattcaaggttaataaattaattcattaaaacttaaactaaaatttaatttaaatcttaaaaatataaacttaaactaaaacttaaagtaaaaaaaaaaaacttacacaacataaaatttaattaatctagaCCTAAATTCAATactaaagtttaaaacttaattcaaatttaattaaattaacacttaatcatctcaaaattaaactctaacttaaaatgataataatttttttttgaagagagtataactaatataaaaattataataatataaaccaaatcaatctaactcaaaactgatttaattaattacctcttaattaatcaaattatttaataattaaagttaaattaagttaactaacttgatcaattaatctaataaataaatgactcaatttgtaaacctaaattaattatgttttaaataattaacttaaaataaactttaaagtaatccttaattaattaattctaaataattatacaataaattagaaattaaataaatcaataaatttttaatctcaaacctaatttattttaattaaaacaataattaaatctttaattaaattaactttaaactttaaccataaattaaactttaattaagtattaatttaacctaattaccaaaataatttgaatcaTCTCACACAACTATAGGTTTATTTAGTTTGATAACTTCGAAATGgtgagattaattaattaaattaaaaaactattccaaaattttggtctaacatatatttttcatatcCCGCTTGGACTTTAGGATTATTTAATTAAGGGGAGCCTTAACATCATTTAAAACCCAATCtttcctagaatttttttaaaaaaaatattcatgttttcaaAACTTATTGGTTTAATATTTCTTTTAGACCTAtggatttttaaaaatctctttccaacatatttaaaaaattatacacTTATTTTCTTGAAAAAGTATAAATGTTCTTAATTAGAATATTTTGCTTCAGCCTTTCAAAACCTAACTTGAATCaacgttttttttaaagaaaaaattctaaagattaatttcaaaacatagttcactattttctcttataaaattttctaaagttttccttagaaaatttttctatcaaatcataaaatttatactttcTTATTTTTTAACTTACACTTATTCATGAAATTTTTAAGTTGttctaaaaacattttaaaaattttaacttaattctattaagtttttatgaaaatattttatgaagttttttttaaatactattaTTTTCAAATCACATAACTTCTAACTTATACTTAGTGAaccttgatttttttaaaaaaaaaaaatatttttctaactcaaactcttaatttttttctcttgattTACTTTAAATATGTTGGTTAGTATtacccctattttttatgtgtgtcaaagggggagagatagtaaatttAGGGAGTGTTATTAACCTCAAGGGGAGAGTTGaatgtttgtttacttaactctgcatatttttaacttaactgtgaaccttagttgccaaacatcaaaaatggggagattgttggtgcaaggtgcaccagaatcaaacctgagttttgattttgtcaaaagttcaagttaagtcttgttatgatctgatgatTTGGCTAAATGTGCAGGTTATTtactcaatcgggaaatctcTAGTCATGaccagacagtaaagtccaaacaggtctggaacatcaaaaagggggagattgttggtgcaaggtgcaccagaatcaaacctgagttttgatgttgtcaaaggttcaagttaattcttgttatgatctgatgatttggctaagtgtgcaggttatttactcaatcaggaaagccctagtcatgaccagacagtaaagtccaaacaggtctggagaacctaacgtttggcaggtaggttgaggtaaataactggaggagcgacagtgaggtcgggttcccgaagggaataacctaaggtcgctgattcaactaaagaaaccgggaaggtttccaagttgagatcaagacagtcctaactgttatactcatgcatattactactcatatattataactgtgctaactttgttttgcaggaatattattgttatattgaactaactttgtgttgtagaatcatatgaccccttggACTTTAAattgtcataacttttgactcagaactcagaatcaggctctgtcagcgcccacgcgaccagcactcagaaaccttcaatttactaagggttcagtcgactgaacagcaggttcagtcgaccgatcaagacattttatcagtcgatcgaaaaaaggttcgatcgaccgaacaagcaAATTTGGCAAAACAGTTCAGGCTTGCAAacatggtatcacagcatgatcggtcgactgaaaatgaggttcggtcgatcgaaccaataaaagcattaatggagcattaagtgtgaatctcagcgagaagggaaattcaccgttcggtcgatcgaacaaggttatcggtcgactgaaccattaaagatcagttaatgcttGAAGATCAGATCTCAGCAAATCTAAGCACAGAAGGAATGGagcaggttcggttgaccgaacgtcaaaggttcttataaaagagaggtcgAGGTCGAGGTCTAGGGCTATAGAATACTGTTCGGGTTTGAATTCAATCTCTGTGCTAGCTGCTATTGttcgtgctactgctctacaactctTCTACACGCAAGCAAGTGTCGACTGAGTTTCAACTTTCACATACtgtcggtatactttactttTGTATTGCATTTAAACTCAAATAAGATAGTATCTTAtttggggtttagggtttagggtttagggtttagggcttgttactatcttatattattgtattttgtacgcattacttctttccgaggttttctggaagaagaatcttagtggattgctcatcgaTGCAGTCAAGGactacgagccttcgagtaggagtcgagctaggctccgaacgaagtaaacgaacttgtatctttatattttccgctgcttactcgaattgttttgaaatacaaaaagaaaagtttttaaaagagcgcgatattcacccccccctctatcgcacttaatcgatctatcatggatgagtcttgtgtatacaagaaaagtgatggaaacgttgtggtatttcttatactatacgtagatgacattttgctcattagcaacaatgtcaaagtgttgtcagacgtaagggtatggttgtccaagcaattcgatatgaaggacttgggagaatgtggacatattcttggaatcaaagtaataagggatcgcaaaaaaagaatgttgtgcttatcccaagcttcatacatcgatattatcctagatcgttttaacatgcaaaactccaagaaaggttttctaccttttaggcatagagtacctttatctaaaacgatgtgtcctaagacaccaaaggagatagaggagataaagatagttccttatgcttcggttgtaggaagcctaatgtatgcgatgctatgtacaagactggatatctgttttaccgtggtgatggttagcaaatatcaaagtaaccccaAGACCGGGATattagactgtcgtaaagcatatattaaagtacctgaaaaggactatagattatatgctggtttaccaagcagatgatttgctccctatgggttacatggattcggacttccaatcagatagggacggtagtaaatcaacctcgaggtatgtatttactttgggaggtggagccataacatggaggaatattaagcagaaatgcatttcagagtccaccatggaagctgagtatgtggcagcctctgaggcagccaaagaagttgtatggctcagaaacttcttgatggacttagatgtgattcctggtttgcctaaagttatcacaatttattgtgataacagtggtgtagtagcaaactcaaaggaaccacgagcccataaggcaagtaaacacattgagtgcaagtaccacctgatacgagacatcgtaaaacgaggaaaggttgttgtcgccaagattacatcagcaggtAACCTAggaaatcctttcactaaggcccttccgacgagagcttttgataggcatgttgagaggatgggaatcaaatgtatggcaacatttatggcagcatagtcttttagtataagtaggagattgttgggatgtatactataagtctagcttttgtatgaacatctcttttaaaatattttgaaatgagagtcactttggtcaaatgtttgtattttatatttatatatatatcaatacaattgtccatttaatttatattgtaaataacatggtgtgtggtgctacacagaagatcatgttatcggttccttataaattataaatagtagctcacaaccaagatagattgggacaaaccattggaacggttgtagtgaaatttggtattagtctatcttgactataaaattacactagtacactatgtgtgtattgagtaggaccgtttgagcttgtttgatttgtactgactacataaaagaacaaaacctctgttattatggatgtgtgtcctcttaatccctatataataacaagcatgtatacttagtatttatttctttaacttgtcaatgggtgagatttatttgttaaatcaataggcccgataagttgggagatagtactgtttatatggtgtgttgttgattatagaaggaatctgtgtcctaattatttaggctgatgatgtccccttggggagctcataaggattatcatgtaaatcctacaggtggacttagtccggcatgataataaagttgagtggtactactcttggaatcagatgttaattaattgagttgtcagtaactcatttaattaacgagcatacaatatcttaaacacagggagattaacgcactcatgataagaaggagctcatattgtaatatgggattggtgtggtagttcaataataaccctttagtggtatgggttattattgatgaacttgagttaagcgttcgggccgaacacataaagctcaagcccatcaggaggtctAAATCAATTGCTCCTCCaggtccctgctgtagcctctatataaaacctcacatccacccatccatgttGTTTTTTGGTTAATCTCATCTTCCTAGGGTCGccagcaaggattataaaagggagtaggtggcggccccaaaacctaattttcccacaattctctcctcctccttgctagggacagcgccacctcctcctccttgctagggtcggcgcctccTCTTGCATCCTTTATGGATGgcggcttggaaaagaagaagaagaggagaaggtgccccatcctagctattctcttggtggtcggcggtttggaaacaaagaagggaagagtgtttgttatcttggtagatcgtcgcccacacaacgtccaagaaaaggagaggaatatagcagaagatcaagaggtatttagctacaaaggaaaagtataactagttctttgattccgctgtgtaattagtttaattttctttgtatcgatcctgaataccaacacaagaggccagcgatcttgtatttcaatcaaggtgtgctttgattcgTCAAGTACTTGctcgattgatcaaacacatgtctgatcaaaaatgcgggttgctaggaaaagttctgtacttgtacaatttttgtacagaggaaattgaaacagaacggaatttcaGCGCCTtcagttctgactttgagtttcgctgaaactctagatcgaaccgacgcctactattccctcttcggggagcgcgtcctcatctattcctcttaggagagtttacttgttgctagactggtcctctagaccgactagacttttgctcagcgtccgaatcTTCAAGACTTTTTCACTTGACGTCGGATCCCTGAcatgtccagtcttccacctgattcacgaccaccaggattttcacctagagtcccgaCTCTAGGGTTTCACCCAAAGTGCTTGACCCTCCAAgactttccacttagggttaccaccccctagagtttttacttgtctaaccgtagctaggacttttgcctaaggacACTTATGACTTTCCTGCAAGTTATTCAAACTTGTCAgacaacaagacatcttaacttttgaatcctttgtcattatcaaaacacaagtttgatcgtctggtgcttcttGTACTAACACGACTTGGTCATTCTTGTGAGTGACAACCGATCGGACTACAGAAGGAACTTGATCGATTTGTCAGCTAAGCATATTAAGAGTCCCTCAACCCAACGACTTCACATTTCTTTTTTGTGCTTTATGCCACGGATGATAGAGAATATTCTATATACAAGTTTTACTCTAGAAAATTCCaccataaaaaatgtaaaaattacGGGTCTATTTTGGAAAAGGTATCAGAGCATCTTTATGGTCTGTCTTTATTAAAAAATGCTTTGAGATCTGTGCACAGACAAACATTAACAAtataaaaagatatctccataTATAGGCACAAGTATGCTTACATTATATAAATATTATACACAAGCTATATTATACATTCATTGTTCATCTACTATTTACGACTTCGATTGATCACTGACTTAAATATCGAAGTACTTGCGCTGGAGACCTCCTCCTGATATTCTTTTTAACATATAGGATGATTAAGAGTTATTTTTTACCCATTTAAAGTCTCCATAAAATCAATACTAGAGCCACGTATTTAGTATGTCATCTCCACTGATTTAACATAGGATGAGAtatgaatataaaaatacaagaatgcctatTATTTGTTGCATATAATTTAGACCGGCAAGAAAAAACAAATCTGTGCAATTAGTtactgaatatttttttttttactaaaagtAAGAGTAAAATGGAGTTTGAAAAAAAGTGGGTAAAGTTTCCATCGGCCAATTACGACAATGATCTAAAATTTTAACATCCGTTTGCTGTAAGTCCCATTTATACGATCATGAATTTTTTGATTCCTAATTTATGGACTAGAAGATAGTCCAtcttataaattaatttattttgatgaatCTTATCATTTAAATAGATAAAATTTATCATAATCTATCAATCATTAATCAGTAAATTATCCTCTATCTCATTACATTTATATTGTAGCTAGAATCAAATCATACATAATTAGGAGAGATTCTTCTTAAGAAAGATTTAAAAGTTCAATTAAACTACTAATCAGATCAATTAATGACTTTAAAAGAAGTTAAAGAAGCGAGGAGGTTGGGACGTGGCGGCCGCCGCCGGCTGAGAGCTCGCCGCTTCTTCTTCCGTGGCCCAATCCGCTTCCGGCTTCGGCGGCTGGTTGAGGTCGATTCCCAGGCCCTTCGTGGTCGAGCACTCCGTCATTGAAGATGACGGGGCTGCTGCCACCGGTCTGCTATCGGCGGTGGCTTGTCGTTTATTGCGCTCGTAGTGGGCTCTCATGTGCCCGCCCAGCGCTTGCCCCGTCTCGAACGACTTGTGGCATAAAGAGCAAGTGTGAGGCTTGCTCTGATCTGTTGATCCGGTAACGACCGACGCGGCGGATGCGGCGGCGCTGTTTTCGGCAGGGCGCTTCCGGTGTTTGGTTTTGTGGCCTCCCAAGGCCTGGTACGAAGAGAATGCTTTGCCGCACTCGGAGCATACATACCGCAACTGGTTCTGCTGTGTCGGTGCCATATATACAAAAGGAGTCGGTCGTTGGATCGGCGGTGGCGGCGGAGGCAGAGGAGGTCGATAACAGCGTATCGGCATCGGGCACAAAACCAGAGACAGCGCTTGTTCTGGTGGAGGACGTAGCGGAAGCGGTTGGTTCTGTTTCGGCGGAAGAGGAGATAAGGCTCTCTCCGCCGGAGGAGGTAGCGGAAGCGGTTGGTTTTGTTGCGGCGGAAGAGGAGATAAGTCTCTCTCTGCCGGAGGAGGTTGCGGAAGTGGCTCATCCTGCTGCGACAGCGATGGAGGTGAAATCGGAGGCACCTCTTGCTGCTGTTTCAGTGGAGACGACGATGGTAACGGAAGCGACTGGCTCTGATCCTCCTCCTCCATCCGCAAAAGCGAGGACCTCGCTTCCTCCGCCGGAGTCATCTCCTCGTCGTCGTGAATCACCGGAACCCTTGATAAGGCCAGGAGCGCAAGGATGCACTCCTTCTCGTCTTCGGTGAGCCCAGAACCCGACGGAAGCGGGGAGCGGGGACGCTCCGTTCGCCTTCGCTTAGGCACCCTCAAGTCCAGCGATGGAAAATGGTAATCGCCGGTCGCCATTATTGCTCTGCTTTTGCTACTGCTTTTCCTCGAAGCCTCTGTAATTCTACGGCGGAACAGGGGAAAAGGCAGTAGATTAGAAGAGCGAGTGTTGATTAAGGACACTTTAGCTTGTATTATTTATAGCGAGAAGTAGAGAATTAGTAGGAAAGCGAAACAGATACAATTAGCAACTGCCAGCGAATTAGTCGACTAAGTCTTGTAGTTAAAGAGCCAAATTTTTAACGaatcaatcaaatcaaatcaattaatttattattattttttccttaAACACCGCTGAATTTACTCTATTGTTTTTTTCCTTGTCAATTaactccaaatttaatttattaaatatgtATAAAATGTTGGTTAAAGTTTATCTTGTTGAATTTATTATActgtatatttatttttagagatGTAGATTGCGTCGAGCT
This genomic stretch from Zingiber officinale cultivar Zhangliang chromosome 7A, Zo_v1.1, whole genome shotgun sequence harbors:
- the LOC121999441 gene encoding serine/arginine repetitive matrix protein 1-like, with amino-acid sequence MATGDYHFPSLDLRVPKRRRTERPRSPLPSGSGLTEDEKECILALLALSRVPVIHDDEEMTPAEEARSSLLRMEEEDQSQSLPLPSSSPLKQQQEVPPISPPSLSQQDEPLPQPPPAERDLSPLPPQQNQPLPLPPPAERALSPLPPKQNQPLPLRPPPEQALSLVLCPMPIRCYRPPLPPPPPPIQRPTPFVYMAPTQQNQLRYVCSECGKAFSSYQALGGHKTKHRKRPAENSAAASAASVVTGSTDQSKPHTCSLCHKSFETGQALGGHMRAHYERNKRQATADSRPVAAAPSSSMTECSTTKGLGIDLNQPPKPEADWATEEEAASSQPAAAATSQPPRFFNFF